CGCCCCCAGCACCCGCCCCAACCCGGCCGTAGCCAGAAACCCGGCCATCATCGTCGCCCGGGCAGCGGGCAGAATTTCGGTGCACAGGGAAAAGCTGGTGACCATGGTGAACTCAAAGAAGAGAAACACCATGGCAATGCCGGTCAGGGCAGCGGCCAGTGTGTTTCCCAAAAACGGCAGGGCAAAATAGCTCAGGGTCGTCAGACCCAGTCCCCAGAAAAGCGCACGTTTCAAACCAAGACGGTCGGAAACCGTCGCCGTGAGACCTTCCCCGAGCAGTTCGGCCAGACCGATGAGGCTGGTTCCCATCCCCAGGGCTACGAGGCCGAGGCCGAAGCTTTTTTCCAGCCAGGCGCCGTAGACGACAAAAAGGTTGTCATTGGCTGCGCTGACGAAGAATGCGTATCCCAGGGCACCTATCGCGGATTTATTGCCGGCCAACTGGGTATAGGCTCCCAGGTAGGCCGCCCATGAAACCGTTCGGTCCGCGCTGGGGATCTCTTTTTCCCGGGGGATGATGAAAAAGAGGGTGACGGCTCCCGCCACCCCCAAAAGCCCCATCACCCAAAAAGGGGACCGCCATCCGTAGCGGTCGATGATCACGGCCACCAGGGGAAGGCCAACCAATGTGCTGGCTGCCCAGGAGGTCTCCAAGATGCCGATAACCATCGCCCGGCGCTCGAAGGAGACATGGCTGCCCGCCCACGCCTGCAGGGCAGGATCGAGAACGCTTTTGCCCAGTCCGGCCAGAAACAGGGCCGCCAGGACAACGGCATAAAAGGGAAAAAAGGCGGCAGCCAGCATCCCGGCGCCGAGCATGGCCATGCCGGCAACCATCATCTTGCGGTATCCCCACCTGTCGGAGATCGGGCCCACCAGCAACCCCAGCAGGGCGGTGATCTGGTTGACCGCAATCAGGGAGGTGATGGCCGTCAGGGACACGCCGAGTCCACGGCTCAATACCGGTGCGAACGGGTAGGCAAAGCGCTTCGAGGTATTAAGCACCAGGCGGAAAAAAGTGATGCCCGCAATGGGCATCCAGATGCGTTGGGACGGTTCGGTAGTCCTGTTCAAATTGGACGGTCCTTGTGGATTTCTTAATTCTCGGCGAACCGTGCCGCCACAATCCTGTCGATGTGCTCCTGCTCGAAACGATACCGGGTGTTGCAATGGTGGCAGCGGATTTCCAATGGAAATGGGCCCTTGGCCTGAATGTCCTGCAATTCGTCCATGGGCAGCATGGTGAGAACGCTGCGGATCTGGTCCCGGCTGCAGTGGCAGACAAAGCCAACCTCCCGACAGTCGATGAAACGCGGCGCATATTCGCCCAGATGCTCACCGACAAAATGCGTCGGGGCGATCCCCTTGGAAAACGCGATGCCGATGGATGGCAGATCCGTGACCCGATCTTCGATCCGGCCGACGACGCCATCGTCGGCACCGGGCATGACCTGCAAAAACAGCCCCCCGGCGGCGTCCACCGCCCCACGGCTGTCGAAGTTGACGCTGAGGCTGAAGGAGGTGGGGATCTGTTCGGATGTGAGGTAGTAGTGGGCCAGGTCCTTGGCCAGGCGTCCATGGGCCAGCATCACCCGTCCGGAAAAGGGCTGCTTGGCATCTTCCAGCGTGCGGGTTACCGACAAAAAACCTGCTCCGATAAAAGGCGCCATGTTGAAGTCTTCCAGGGGGTTGTCCACAGGGATGGGAACATTTTTTAAAAAACCGCGAACTTCTCCGTCGGCATTGGCCTCAACTACCAGGCCTTTGACCGGGCCGGAGCAGTCCACCTGCAATTGCAAACGGTCTTTTCCCTTCAACCCGGCGCTCATCAGGCAGGCGCCCAGGTAGGCATGGCCGAGGATGAGGGTCTCCAGGATGCCCAGTTGGTGCTTGCGCTGCATCCGGCGGATCATCCGGGTGCCGTTGACCACCGATCCGCGGATGGTGTCATCGGCCATGAGAAATGTGTGCAGTGCGTCCTTGCCTTCAGGATCCAAAACCCCAGTGGGCCTATTTGATTCGTTTTTCATCTTCTTTCATCTTCAAGACAGTCGCAAGGCCTTGCGTGCCTGGTCCACCCGTGTCTGAATTTGGTGACGGTCCTTTATTTTGGCAAGCGGGGCCAGCAGTTTCATTGCTTTATCAGGAGATTCCTGCCGGCTTACCAGAAAAATTCGATACCAGGCAGGCAATTCCGTGCTGTTACGGGCGGCTAGGTTCGTAACGGATTTGCGTACCGCTTTCAATATTTCTTGATTCTCCGGTTCATTTGAAGATGTCTGGGATTCATCGGTAGCATCCGTCCGTTTCAGATAGCGGGAAATCTCACGATCGAGTCTGCGTTTTTCGATGTTGTAGCCCACGATGGGCTTGATCCACAGTTTTGCGATTGCATACCCCAGCAGTCCGGCCATAAAGCTGGCTGCGGCCGCGATCAGCAGGGATGGGTCCAGGTTGAAAAGCATGTTGCCTCAGTCTGCCCGGTTTGACCGAAAGCGCTGGTATTCGACCATGCGGGCCACCGACTTTACGGCCTGTTCGGGCGTTTCGAAAAACACTGCCTTCAAATCATGGCCTTCCAGGCGATACACCGTCGCGTCCTGGTCGTCGGTGAGCAGGCTTACGCCGAGAACGGGCTTTTCGTAGGTTTCCATCAGGCGGACGATGTCGGCCACATAATTGGTCTCGAAATCGGCAAAGATCTTGACGGCCTCGTCGAGAAATTCTTTGGTATAGGCAGGGTCTGCCTTGACCACGCAATCGGCCAGGCGGCGGGTAAAGATTCGCCGCCCGAGAATGCCGAGGTTGATGACGGCATCGCAGCCGTCCCATTTCAACAGTTCCTCCATGACGGTCAATGGGAGAGTGGTGTCGTTTTCGCCAACCAGATCGATGGGATTGGATCGGCTCCAATAGGGAGGCAAGATTTCGTCGATTCGGGCGATCAATTCCGAAGGCAGGTCGGGAATTTCCAGCCCGAACCGGCTGCACAGGTCGGCCGTGACCACTCCCCATCCGCCACCTAAGGTCATGATGGCAATGCGGTTGCCCTTGGGCAGGGGCAAGGAGGAAAAGGCTGCGGACAGGTCCAGCAGTTCCATGGGCTGGTCCACCTTGACAATGCCGGCCTGGCGGCAGACCGCATCGAAAAGCCGGGTGTTGGACGCCATGGCGCCGGTATGGCTGGATGCAGCCCGGTTGCCGGCGCGGGTCTGGCCGCCTTTGAGCAGGACGATGGGTTTTTTGCGGCTCACCCGGCGGGCGCTTTCGAAAAAACGGCGGCCATGTTTGACGCTTTCGACGTACAGCATCACGGTGCGGGTGAGGTCGTCCACCTCGAACCCCTCCAGGTAGTCTTCGATGGTGATCATGGCCTCGTTGCCCGAACCGGAGAAGGCCCGGATACCGATGTTCTGTTCTTCGGCAAAGGCCAGCAATTGGGTACCCATATTGCCGGACTGAGCCACCACGGCAGTGGAACCGGCCAGGGGGCGGACCGATGTGCCGGTGCAGAAAAAATCGATGTGAGGGTTGCAGATACCCATGGTGTTGGGGCCGAGGACCAGGATGTCGGCCTGGCGGGCTTCGGCCACCATCTGTCGTTCCAGCCGCTTGCCTTCGTCGCCGGTTTCGCCGAAGCCGGAAGTAATCAGCACCATGCTTTTGATGCCTTTGGCCTTCAACTGGGGAATCAGATCCCTGACGCGGGCGGCGGGAACGGTGACCACCGCCAGGTCCACCTTCCCGGGAATATCTCCGATGGATGGATAGGCGGCTTTGCCGGCGATGGTGCCTCCCTTTGGATTGACGGCGTACACGTCGCCCTGGTAGCCGCCGCCGATGGTGTTGCAGATCAGCATGTGCCCCCATTTGCCCATCTGGGCCGAAGCGCCGATAAAGGCCACCGAACGCGGATAGAAGAGCGCATGCATGGCCGGCGGCGGCACCGGATGGCCTTCCTGCTTTTCATCGTCTGCCGGTGCCAGCGTGATCAAAGCATCGACGGCACTGAGGGCCCC
This window of the uncultured Desulfosarcina sp. genome carries:
- a CDS encoding MFS transporter: MNRTTEPSQRIWMPIAGITFFRLVLNTSKRFAYPFAPVLSRGLGVSLTAITSLIAVNQITALLGLLVGPISDRWGYRKMMVAGMAMLGAGMLAAAFFPFYAVVLAALFLAGLGKSVLDPALQAWAGSHVSFERRAMVIGILETSWAASTLVGLPLVAVIIDRYGWRSPFWVMGLLGVAGAVTLFFIIPREKEIPSADRTVSWAAYLGAYTQLAGNKSAIGALGYAFFVSAANDNLFVVYGAWLEKSFGLGLVALGMGTSLIGLAELLGEGLTATVSDRLGLKRALFWGLGLTTLSYFALPFLGNTLAAALTGIAMVFLFFEFTMVTSFSLCTEILPAARATMMAGFLATAGLGRVLGALLGGFVWQTGGIWATCWLSGGLTILGMGCFKIGLNGWHRNI
- a CDS encoding Hsp33 family molecular chaperone HslO, translating into MKNESNRPTGVLDPEGKDALHTFLMADDTIRGSVVNGTRMIRRMQRKHQLGILETLILGHAYLGACLMSAGLKGKDRLQLQVDCSGPVKGLVVEANADGEVRGFLKNVPIPVDNPLEDFNMAPFIGAGFLSVTRTLEDAKQPFSGRVMLAHGRLAKDLAHYYLTSEQIPTSFSLSVNFDSRGAVDAAGGLFLQVMPGADDGVVGRIEDRVTDLPSIGIAFSKGIAPTHFVGEHLGEYAPRFIDCREVGFVCHCSRDQIRSVLTMLPMDELQDIQAKGPFPLEIRCHHCNTRYRFEQEHIDRIVAARFAEN
- a CDS encoding acetate--CoA ligase family protein, which encodes MDLKKFVAGILESGRTALTEAESKTVLGAYGVLVVPESVAETAEEAVQAALELGFPVVLKGLGDNLLHKTEMGLVLLNLQDETSVIEAAEKILAAAPEARLLVQPQVTGDREFVAGLFRDPHFGPAVLFGLGGIFTEALSDVVFRLAPLTSTDVADMLASIQSRSLLDAFRGQQAVDRQALEKTLMALSTIAMDFPEIAEIDINPLIATASGALSAVDALITLAPADDEKQEGHPVPPPAMHALFYPRSVAFIGASAQMGKWGHMLICNTIGGGYQGDVYAVNPKGGTIAGKAAYPSIGDIPGKVDLAVVTVPAARVRDLIPQLKAKGIKSMVLITSGFGETGDEGKRLERQMVAEARQADILVLGPNTMGICNPHIDFFCTGTSVRPLAGSTAVVAQSGNMGTQLLAFAEEQNIGIRAFSGSGNEAMITIEDYLEGFEVDDLTRTVMLYVESVKHGRRFFESARRVSRKKPIVLLKGGQTRAGNRAASSHTGAMASNTRLFDAVCRQAGIVKVDQPMELLDLSAAFSSLPLPKGNRIAIMTLGGGWGVVTADLCSRFGLEIPDLPSELIARIDEILPPYWSRSNPIDLVGENDTTLPLTVMEELLKWDGCDAVINLGILGRRIFTRRLADCVVKADPAYTKEFLDEAVKIFADFETNYVADIVRLMETYEKPVLGVSLLTDDQDATVYRLEGHDLKAVFFETPEQAVKSVARMVEYQRFRSNRAD